A window of Xylanibacillus composti contains these coding sequences:
- a CDS encoding sensor histidine kinase, which translates to MRGFSTFSICMTASLLLPYLPGLLEWLAQSGSYGYRVLSALMPNSLLLFMICMVMVLVSKVRRVHLIAERHASELLVKNRELEQFHHNLERLVERRTAELEQANRTLSATLREKAETLAEMSVLEERNRIAYEMHDVVGHTLTAAIVQLEATKKLAERHNAVSFEKLDLLIGLVRKGLDDIRKSVKLLKSDEAEPLSLADSLRELIRYTEDTMEIEIEADIDIPANVKLGRMTEHVLHHALQEGLTNGIRHGQCKRAQFRIYLIGNNLKFQLTNDGSPFGSAVPGFGLTSMTERVRLLGGEVHIRSSTGMDGKPLGCELTITLPLD; encoded by the coding sequence TTGCGCGGCTTCAGTACATTCTCGATTTGCATGACGGCAAGTCTGCTGCTGCCCTATCTGCCCGGCCTGTTGGAATGGCTGGCCCAATCCGGGAGCTACGGCTACCGGGTACTCTCAGCGCTCATGCCCAACAGCTTGCTGCTGTTCATGATTTGCATGGTGATGGTTCTGGTGAGCAAAGTGCGGCGCGTGCACTTGATCGCTGAGCGCCATGCGTCCGAGCTGCTGGTCAAAAACAGGGAGCTGGAGCAGTTTCATCATAACCTGGAGCGGTTGGTGGAGCGGCGGACAGCGGAGCTGGAGCAGGCGAACCGCACGCTAAGCGCAACGCTTCGCGAGAAGGCGGAGACATTGGCGGAGATGTCGGTACTGGAGGAGCGCAACCGGATCGCTTATGAAATGCACGATGTGGTCGGCCATACGCTGACGGCCGCTATCGTTCAATTAGAGGCGACGAAGAAGCTGGCGGAGCGGCACAATGCCGTTTCCTTCGAAAAGCTGGATTTGCTGATCGGTCTCGTGCGGAAAGGGCTGGACGATATTCGCAAATCCGTCAAGCTGCTGAAGAGCGATGAGGCGGAGCCGTTGTCGCTGGCGGATTCGTTGCGCGAGCTGATTCGATATACGGAAGATACGATGGAGATTGAAATCGAGGCCGACATCGATATTCCCGCGAATGTAAAGCTGGGCCGCATGACCGAGCATGTGCTGCATCATGCGCTTCAGGAGGGCTTGACGAACGGCATTCGCCATGGCCAATGCAAGAGAGCGCAGTTTCGCATATACTTGATCGGAAATAATCTGAAATTTCAGTTGACGAATGATGGGAGTCCGTTCGGTTCCGCTGTGCCTGGCTTTGGATTAACGTCGATGACGGAGCGGGTGAGGCTGCTTGGAGGAGAAGTCCACATTCGTTCTTCGACAGGCATGGATGGCAAGCCGCTAGGCTGCGAGCTGACCATTACGCTGCCGCTAGATTGA
- a CDS encoding response regulator transcription factor produces the protein MISILIVDDQRLLREGLQTILQSEDGLHIAGLCENGLEALRMARECKPDVVLMDIKMPVMDGIEAMKRMKRELPGTIVLMLTTFAEDRFIVDAMAGGADGFLLKDMPARQIVHTIREAMNGGVMLPVPIASRLAAKLSVLSDERADALDDAKIRESGYVFTERERKIILLMIEGYSNRQISSSLFMSEGTVRNYVSVIYNKLGTSDRQAAIAILRGLLLE, from the coding sequence ATGATTTCGATTCTCATCGTGGACGATCAGCGTCTGCTGCGCGAAGGGCTGCAGACCATCCTGCAGTCGGAGGACGGTCTGCATATCGCTGGCCTGTGCGAGAACGGTCTGGAAGCGCTGCGCATGGCCCGGGAATGCAAGCCGGACGTGGTGCTGATGGATATCAAGATGCCGGTGATGGACGGCATTGAGGCGATGAAGCGAATGAAGCGCGAGCTGCCGGGGACGATCGTGCTGATGCTGACGACGTTCGCGGAGGATCGGTTTATCGTTGATGCGATGGCGGGCGGCGCGGATGGCTTCCTGCTGAAAGACATGCCAGCCAGACAGATTGTGCATACCATTCGTGAGGCGATGAACGGCGGGGTCATGCTGCCTGTTCCCATCGCTTCGCGGCTGGCGGCCAAGCTGTCCGTGCTGTCGGATGAACGGGCGGATGCGCTTGACGATGCGAAAATTCGGGAGAGCGGTTATGTCTTTACAGAGCGCGAGCGGAAAATTATTCTCCTTATGATCGAAGGCTATTCGAATCGTCAAATCTCTTCGTCGCTGTTTATGAGCGAAGGCACTGTGCGCAATTATGTCAGCGTGATTTACAACAAGCTCGGTACGAGTGACAGGCAAGCCGCGATTGCCATCCTCAGAGGCCTGTTGCTCGAATGA